ACCGCGACAGCTGCAAGAAGAGCGACCCGGCCTCCCCGGCCGCGGCCGCCGGGATACTGGCGCGCGACAAGATCGTCTCCTTCGGCGGCAAGCCGACCCCGGACTGGAACACGCTGTCCGACCTCATCCGCGACAGCGCCGGCCGGACCGTGCCCATCGTCGTCCAGCGCGACGGCAGGGAACTCACCCTGCACGCGACGATCGCCACCAACCAGGTCACCCGGAAGGACTCCAGCGGCACCTACGTCCAGGGCGAGTACGTGAAGGCCGGCTTCCTCGGCTTCAGCGCCGCCACGGGCGTCGTCAAGCAGGACTTCGGCCAGTCCGTGACCTGGATGACCGACCGCGTCGGCGACGCCGTCGACTCGCTCGTCGCCCTGCCCGGCAAGATCCCGGCCCTGTGGAACGCGGCCTTCGGCAACGGCCCGCGCGAACCCGACTCCCCGATGGGCATCGTCGGCGCGGCCCGCGTCACCGGCGAGATCGCCACGCTCCACATCCCGGCGTCCCAGCAGCTGGCCATGGCCCTCTTCGTGGTCGCCGGCTTCAACCTCTCCCTGTTCCTGTTCAACATGCTCCCGCTGCTCCCGCTCGACGGCGGGCACATCGCCGGCGCCCTGTGGGAGTCCCTGAGGCGCAACGTGGCCCGAGTCCTGCGCCGCCCCGACCCGGGCCCCTTCGACGTCGCCCGCCTGATGCCGGTGGCCTACGTGGTGGCGGGCATCTTCGTCTGCTTCACGATCTTGGTCTTGGTGGCGGACATCGTTAACCCCGTCAAAATCAGTTAGCCGTCCGGCGTTCGAGGCGGCCCGGAAGGCTGGGATTTCGGGCCGCCTCCCATAGAGTGGGTTTACCGGGTGGGATGTGCTGCCCTACGGGGCCGTGCCGTAATCTCGAAGTCTGGAGCCCGCCGTTCACGGGACCGGACCTTGATCCACGACTTGGGGTTGCACAGCAGAT
Above is a genomic segment from Streptomyces collinus Tu 365 containing:
- a CDS encoding M50 family metallopeptidase, whose protein sequence is MTTLMFILGIVVFVVGLLVSIAWHELGHLSTAKLFGIRVPQYMVGFGPTIWSRNKGETEYGIKAVPLGGYIRMIGMFPPDEAGRVSARSTSPWRGMIEDARSAAFEELKPGDETRMFYTRKPWKRVIVMFAGPFMNLILAIGLFLTVLMGFGIQQQTTTVASVSPCIIAQSEHRDSCKKSDPASPAAAAGILARDKIVSFGGKPTPDWNTLSDLIRDSAGRTVPIVVQRDGRELTLHATIATNQVTRKDSSGTYVQGEYVKAGFLGFSAATGVVKQDFGQSVTWMTDRVGDAVDSLVALPGKIPALWNAAFGNGPREPDSPMGIVGAARVTGEIATLHIPASQQLAMALFVVAGFNLSLFLFNMLPLLPLDGGHIAGALWESLRRNVARVLRRPDPGPFDVARLMPVAYVVAGIFVCFTILVLVADIVNPVKIS